The Desulfovibrio sp. JC022 genomic sequence GATACTGGTAATAACTAAGTGGAAGGCTGAAAGTTTCCTTACCGTCAGCAGTCTTAAAGAAAAGACGCTTTTCACTGAGGCTGAGTTCAATCTCATCTTCGGTGAGCCACTTCTTCAGTTCAACCAGATATTTCTTCTGAATGAGGATTCCTTCTTCAGGGAGAATAGAATGGATGTCATCATTGATGAATTTAAGGCGTGCGAACTGGTGTCCATTCAAGCCGCATACTTCCACAAACTTACCATTCTCATCAGCAGAAGGGATAATGTTCATGCAGGCAATGGCTTCCATGCTGTCCTCATCACTGATGCAGAAGGCGATTCTTTCGATCATCTCCAGCAGGAAATCACCGGACCAGAATACAGCTCCCTCTGAAGGGAAATCGGAGAATTTCTGAAACCAGGTAGGATCGTTCACCGGCAGTTTATATTTTCTGGAACCCTGCTCCACCAGAATAGAAGAACCGTCTGCATCGTTCTTGATGGTCAGTTCTCCTGAAGGAAGCTTGCGGACCAGATCATAGAAAGCACGTCCCTGCACACCGGCAAGACCCTCTTCCACAATCTCAGCCGGATATGTTCCGCAGAATTCCAGATTGGAATCAGTGGACATGATGCGCAGATTTCCACTCTCACTTTTCAGCCAGATGGT encodes the following:
- the dnaN gene encoding DNA polymerase III subunit beta, translated to MYLKVNRDEVIEGLQKSASIIPAKTGAAYLRTIWLKSESGNLRIMSTDSNLEFCGTYPAEIVEEGLAGVQGRAFYDLVRKLPSGELTIKNDADGSSILVEQGSRKYKLPVNDPTWFQKFSDFPSEGAVFWSGDFLLEMIERIAFCISDEDSMEAIACMNIIPSADENGKFVEVCGLNGHQFARLKFINDDIHSILPEEGILIQKKYLVELKKWLTEDEIELSLSEKRLFFKTADGKETFSLPLSYYQYPNYKNFLAKLGDDDVSRMTVEKSELSMALDRISIFNTDSNRCASFLFNPGELVLFSQGQEVGTATESMEIEFAGEMERIAFPTKNLIEILGHFQSDKINFTLTGSEAPCGVTGNDDNEYLVIVMPMKVQEETYYSEEDV